The genomic interval tctgctaggcgatgccttagcatgAGAATAAAAATTCTCCACCATGACCCTCTAACTCAtctgctaggcgacgccttagcagaaaataaagattctccaccctcaccatctaactcctctactaggcgacgccttaacaggaaaataaagattctccaccttcaccctctaactcctctgctaggcgatgccttagcaggaaaatttaatttttctccgcccaaactctgctcctctgttaGGCGATGCCTcagcaggaaaatttaattctcctcctccactatgctcctctgctaggggatgccttagcaggaaaataaaattcttttcctccactctgctcctctactaggcgataccttagcaggaaaataaaattcttctCCTCCACTTTGCTgctctgctaggcgacgccttagcaggaaaataaagattctccaccctcaccctctaactcctttgctaggcgacgccttaacaggaaaataaagattatcCACCCTCACACTCTattcctctgctaggcgacgccttagcaggaaaataaagattctccaccatcacactctaactcctctgctaggcgacgccttaataggaaaataaagattctccaccctcacaatctaactcctctgctaggcgacgccttagcaggaaaatcaaaatttcacaTTGTCACCCTCtcactcctctgctaggcaatACCTTggcatgaaaataaaaattctccaccatcaccctctaactcctctactaggcgacgccttagcaggaaaataaaaattatccactctcaccctctaactcctctactaggcgatgccttagcaggaaaaaatttatttttctcctTTCCAACTCTGcacctctactaggcgatgccttagtatgaaaataaaattttccactCTCACCTTCATAATACAACAAAATTCATGAACTGAAAAGAAGAACTTGACTTTACTGAATTCAAACTGATTACATGCGAAAATTCAAATATGAAATACATCAACGATAAAATCCAGAAGGATATTTTCTAAGGTGGTAAGTAATCCAGGGCATCTTTAAAGTCTTGCCTTGAGCATTCTCCAAGTAATAAGCTTCAGAATTTAATTTGTAAATCACTCTGAAAAGACCTTCCCACTCTGGGTCCAACTTTCCCTCTGCTCTTCGTGTACCTTCACCCGGACCAAGCCACCCACTtattcctttcataatcatgttAACCTCTACACGTGCTCTTTTTCCCTCATCCCTCACTACACCTTCATAACACCAACACACGAATTTTTGGTCCCCGCACAAGAATCCCACTCATTTTCCCACAGGAAATTTAAGCTTCTGATGATACGTGGAAGCTACGGCTCTAAAATCCTTGAAGGCCGGCCATCTCAAGATTCCGTTATACAATGATGGAATATCTACCACCATGAAAGTTATCATTTTTGTTACCCGCTGAGGATCATTCTCCAAGGATAAGGGAAGAACAATTTGACCCAAAGGCGGGATGAAGTGTTCTGCAAACCCATACAACGGGATGGAGACTGGCTCAAACTCAAACCCTTCCACCTTCATTCGATCCAACGTGCTTTTGAACAAGACGTTCACAgagcttccattatcaataaatatCATCGCCACATCTCTCCCATCTCCGCATTCCCCTCGCTTGGGAGGGGCTGTGTCTCTTCAATCCTGCTCCGCTGGCCCTCAAAATTTTCCTCTCGCTCCTGGCGAGTGGCCTGCTCTTCAGCGAACATAGATTCTTGGTTCATCTTCATAGCCTTATCCACTGTCCAAGTGATGAATTGGCCCAATTGTTCCATGGTCAAGTTCCAAACATTCTCATTGGAACGGGTTTGCTCGACCCTTGTCTCGTGAAGGGGCTGCTCGGGATCTTGTCTCTTGACGAGATTGTTCTTGTCTCGTCTCGAGATGCGGTTGTTCCTGTCTTGTCTCAACATGAGATTGTTCGGGTCCCCTCCGAGGACGcgatgatgctgaggtagcTCTTCTACTCCCTCTCTTGActaccatctctacgtctcaacttaagatttcccacagacggcgccaagtgatactcacaGGAAATTTTGGGGTCCGcttccagcaagtgtcactagtccagacgAAGGTGTGAAAATTGTCTCGAGCCTGAAATCATGAATAAGATCGTTGGAAGGGGGCCAGGCGGGTGTCCTGgcatagcccctccgacgctcaagtcagagattgaggatatatgggggagcagctaagggtgctgctaaAAACAATATGGTGAATTATTTAATGAGACACtgaaacctgatatttataggagaatacctgggccctgATGGGCTTTCCACCCAAATGTGGTCTCGACCTCCAAATGTGATCTGGGATTAGCTTTCCACCCAAATGTGGTATCGACCTTCAAATGTGATTTGGGATGGGCTTTCCACCCAAATGTGGTTTCGACCTCCTGAtatgaatctggccgggcatgacTTGCTAAATCTTGCGATTCGAAGCGTCAAAGAATTCGGCATGCATAACAATGAAGTTAGAAGACATTTCAATGTTATTCAATTGCTAGATGATGAAGAGGAAGCCAAATCAAGACCCGGAACCCAAGAGCCCCgtgctagggcggtcaaacatTACCGCCCCAGCGTCAAAGACACAGTCCAGAAGGTGAAGTCCAGAGAGTCGCGCTAGGGCGGCCTAACTTCACCGCCCCAGCGCGCCTAGTCCAGCAGAGTTGGCGCTAGGGCGGCCAAACTTCACCGCCCCAGCGCTGCCACAGCCGAGAATAATACCTAGTTTCCTCTTTTAGAGTTTAATTGATTAGGTAATTAGATTTTCATATCTTTCTGATTTGTAACAATATATGGACGCAAATTAATGATTGTAAACATaactttttataatttttataatatttgtgagttttctctcaacttttcaaagcttggctttgtatacaccttcgtgtgtttctcaaatcaaacttatcaaagtttaatacTTTGTGGAGTTTGTCAATTGTTCTTCactcggattgtcaaagacgagttctttgaaggttcacTTGAATTTTCGATTGTTACcttcgttaatatttgttgctaaactcttcgtaatttagaggtgaatattacaaCTTACTTGTGtcaaaaagatcgggacaacacaacCGTTTCTTTGTTTCATCGAATCGAGGGCGTGACTCCGTTTTTGAGCGCGTTTGCTTTTCGTGGTTCGAAGGAtcgcatcatttggtatcagagcttaggttccctttgattcaagtaagtttattatttttattttcatatctGTATTTATCCTTGTTTGTTATCAGATCTGTTTTATCCGTTCGTTCTTCGTCTTTCGTGGATCACTGA from Primulina eburnea isolate SZY01 chromosome 17, ASM2296580v1, whole genome shotgun sequence carries:
- the LOC140817883 gene encoding uncharacterized protein; translated protein: MIFIDNGSSVNVLFKSTLDRMKVEGFEFEPVSIPLYGFAEHFIPPLGQIVLPLSLENDPQRVTKMITFMVVDIPSLYNGILRWPAFKDFRAVASTYHQKLKFPVGK